A DNA window from Candidatus Vicinibacter affinis contains the following coding sequences:
- a CDS encoding YitT family protein, with the protein MVRQIKDFILITVGIFSAAFGFKGFLLTNQFIDGGATGISLLLSALTSVPLYVFIIIVNIPFVLLAKSILGKTFALKTAAAISGLALCLATVTFPNVTDDNLLVAVFGGFFLGAGIGLSVRGGAVIDGTEVLAIYLSRKLGATIGDIIIIINVIIFSAAAYLLSVEIALYSMITYIAASKTLDFIIEGIEEYIGVTIVSPHCEAIQQMIVESMGRGVTIYNGKRGYGKRGASNEIDIVYTVLTRLEINKLNTELEKIDPDAFVIMSSIKDTKGGMIKKRPLKH; encoded by the coding sequence ATGGTAAGGCAGATAAAGGATTTTATTCTGATTACAGTAGGGATCTTCTCGGCTGCATTTGGATTTAAGGGTTTTCTTTTAACCAATCAATTTATTGACGGAGGGGCAACCGGAATTTCATTGTTACTGTCTGCCCTGACATCTGTACCACTCTATGTATTTATAATTATAGTCAACATACCTTTTGTCTTATTGGCAAAATCAATTCTTGGGAAGACGTTTGCCTTAAAAACGGCTGCTGCAATTTCCGGATTGGCACTGTGTCTGGCAACTGTTACCTTTCCCAATGTTACAGATGATAATTTGCTGGTGGCTGTTTTCGGAGGGTTTTTTCTAGGAGCAGGAATTGGTCTATCTGTAAGAGGGGGTGCTGTCATTGATGGAACAGAAGTTTTAGCCATTTATTTGAGTCGAAAGTTGGGTGCTACCATAGGGGATATTATTATTATAATCAATGTGATTATTTTTTCAGCAGCGGCCTATTTACTTTCTGTCGAAATTGCTTTATATTCCATGATCACTTATATAGCGGCTTCAAAAACCCTTGATTTTATTATTGAAGGAATTGAAGAGTATATTGGTGTGACCATTGTTTCTCCACACTGTGAAGCCATTCAACAAATGATTGTTGAGTCGATGGGTAGGGGAGTGACTATTTACAATGGCAAGCGAGGCTATGGCAAGCGAGGCGCCTCCAATGAAATCGACATCGTTTATACGGTTCTTACCCGACTCGAAATAAATAAGCTCAATACAGAGCTTGAGAAAATTGATCCGGATGCATTTGTAATCATGAGCAGTATCAAAGACACCAAGGGTGGCATGATCAAGAAGAGACCCTTAAAGCATTGA
- a CDS encoding type II toxin-antitoxin system RelE/ParE family toxin yields the protein MIVEYERSFYRSLEKLKDQSLFKKLENIILRLEAANSLSEIVGAYKLTGYKNYYKIRIGSYRLGFEKISSNRIRLIIIANRKDIYNIFP from the coding sequence ATGATTGTAGAGTATGAAAGATCATTTTATAGGAGTCTTGAAAAACTCAAAGATCAATCATTATTTAAAAAGCTTGAAAACATTATATTAAGACTTGAAGCAGCAAACTCTTTAAGTGAGATCGTAGGGGCCTATAAATTGACGGGTTATAAAAATTACTATAAAATTAGGATCGGCAGCTATAGACTCGGCTTTGAAAAAATTAGTTCAAATCGAATAAGATTAATTATAATAGCAAACAGAAAGGACATTTATAATATATTTCCTTAA
- a CDS encoding tyrosine-type recombinase/integrase: MLSLIYSCGLRSEELIQLKPEHVDGKRNILIIKLAKGKKDRIAPLSNKTLQLIRAYYEAFRPQKFLFERQRVGEVYDSRSLQMVLKQSLIKARISIPVTLHWLRHSYATHLLENGTDLRYIQEILGHSSIKTTEIYTHVSTKSIQKIVSPFDTL; this comes from the coding sequence ATGCTTTCCCTGATTTATTCCTGTGGACTCAGAAGCGAAGAACTCATCCAGTTAAAACCGGAACATGTGGACGGCAAAAGAAATATATTGATCATTAAACTGGCTAAGGGTAAAAAGGATAGAATTGCACCACTTAGCAATAAAACCCTACAACTTATAAGAGCCTATTACGAGGCTTTCAGACCTCAAAAATTTCTGTTCGAAAGGCAAAGGGTGGGTGAAGTCTATGACTCCAGAAGTCTTCAAATGGTGTTGAAACAAAGTTTAATAAAGGCAAGGATCTCAATACCCGTTACCTTACATTGGCTTAGACACAGTTATGCCACTCACTTATTAGAAAATGGCACAGATTTAAGATATATTCAGGAAATTTTAGGACACAGCAGCATCAAGACTACAGAAATCTATACGCATGTGAGTACTAAAAGCATTCAAAAAATTGTTTCACCTTTTGACACATTATAA
- a CDS encoding FMN-binding negative transcriptional regulator — MYHFSYFKEKDKQIILDFLEQNPFAFLTGSYLNGKQVATQIPILLEEINGELFLQGHIMRNTDHHKALLENPNALLVFTGPSCYVSASWYTNPQTGSTWNYMSVHIAGQVNFMTSDELIRFMQKLTLKFEKDNTQSLTIYDNLPDQFLSKMMPAIAGFEIKADKLENVFKLSQNRDEKSYLNIISKLDEQGGNSALIASEMRKRKDELFPAGVIWDGSKFDS, encoded by the coding sequence ATGTACCACTTTTCCTATTTCAAAGAAAAAGATAAGCAAATAATATTGGATTTCTTAGAACAAAATCCATTCGCTTTCTTAACTGGAAGTTACCTAAATGGAAAACAAGTTGCAACACAAATACCCATTTTATTGGAAGAAATAAATGGTGAACTGTTTTTGCAAGGACACATCATGCGGAACACAGACCACCACAAGGCTTTACTTGAAAATCCAAATGCCTTGCTTGTGTTTACGGGACCGAGTTGTTATGTAAGTGCATCCTGGTACACCAATCCACAAACGGGTTCAACCTGGAATTACATGAGTGTTCACATTGCCGGACAGGTCAATTTTATGACAAGTGATGAGCTCATCAGGTTTATGCAAAAATTGACTTTAAAATTTGAAAAAGACAATACCCAATCGCTCACCATTTATGACAATCTTCCTGACCAATTTTTAAGCAAGATGATGCCGGCCATTGCAGGTTTTGAAATTAAAGCTGACAAACTGGAAAATGTATTTAAACTCAGCCAGAACAGAGATGAAAAAAGCTATCTCAACATTATTTCAAAACTAGATGAACAAGGTGGGAACAGTGCATTAATTGCATCAGAAATGAGAAAAAGAAAAGACGAACTATTTCCTGCCGGTGTTATTTGGGATGGTTCAAAATTTGATTCTTAA
- a CDS encoding winged helix-turn-helix transcriptional regulator, translating to MATKTHKFTKRQELIARFANALANPIRVSILELLANKSCCYHGDLSEELPIANSTLSQHLKVLKEAGLIQGEITPPKTKYCINAENWGLAKGLLMGFFDQSIRTSDC from the coding sequence GTGGCTACTAAAACTCATAAGTTTACAAAGCGGCAAGAGTTGATCGCCAGGTTTGCAAACGCACTTGCCAACCCCATTAGGGTTTCGATTCTGGAGCTTTTGGCAAATAAGTCCTGTTGTTACCATGGGGATCTTTCAGAAGAATTGCCTATTGCAAACAGCACCTTGTCTCAACATTTGAAAGTTCTGAAAGAGGCAGGACTTATCCAGGGGGAGATCACCCCACCTAAAACAAAATATTGTATTAATGCGGAGAATTGGGGATTGGCAAAAGGTTTACTCATGGGATTTTTTGATCAATCCATACGCACATCTGATTGTTAA
- a CDS encoding maleylpyruvate isomerase N-terminal domain-containing protein yields MTNTRQVPVQTLHLFLILDKMLIDLLNSLSDDQWNLPTIARKWTVKDVVAHLVDGNLRNLSTSRDRFFVKQEMAFHSYTDLVNHLNQLNHEWTDAAKRLSPSILIDMLEVFGKQYVDHLHTLHPFEKAIYSVAWAGQDVSENWFHIAREYTERFIHQQQIRDSVGASGLMTKELFYPFIQTLMYGLIPTFHKVEAEEGTSFKIVIASEIGGSWIIEKKDQGWIFNQDLKKELDATLIIQPDIAWKLFSKGMTPVEAFPFVEIMGDVELASNALNMVSVMA; encoded by the coding sequence ATGACAAACACGCGACAAGTCCCTGTTCAGACCTTACACTTGTTTCTGATTCTGGACAAAATGCTGATTGATCTTTTAAATTCCCTTTCTGACGATCAGTGGAATTTGCCAACCATTGCCAGAAAATGGACGGTGAAGGATGTGGTGGCTCATTTAGTAGACGGCAATCTTAGAAATTTGTCAACATCCAGAGATCGTTTTTTTGTTAAGCAGGAAATGGCTTTTCATTCTTATACAGACCTCGTTAATCATCTAAATCAATTGAACCATGAATGGACCGATGCAGCCAAGCGGCTAAGTCCGTCCATATTAATTGACATGCTGGAAGTATTCGGAAAGCAATACGTAGATCATTTACATACCTTGCATCCTTTTGAAAAAGCCATTTATTCAGTTGCCTGGGCCGGTCAGGATGTTTCGGAGAATTGGTTTCACATTGCTAGAGAATACACTGAACGATTTATACATCAACAACAAATTCGTGATTCAGTAGGGGCGTCAGGTTTAATGACCAAAGAATTGTTTTATCCTTTTATTCAAACTTTGATGTATGGTCTGATACCCACCTTCCATAAAGTTGAGGCAGAGGAAGGTACAAGTTTCAAAATAGTCATTGCTTCTGAAATTGGTGGATCATGGATTATTGAAAAAAAAGACCAGGGTTGGATTTTCAATCAAGATCTTAAAAAAGAACTTGATGCAACCTTGATCATTCAACCTGATATTGCGTGGAAACTTTTTTCTAAGGGGATGACACCTGTTGAAGCATTCCCATTTGTTGAAATAATGGGTGATGTTGAATTGGCAAGTAATGCATTGAACATGGTATCGGTGATGGCTTGA
- the arsB gene encoding ACR3 family arsenite efflux transporter — MKTKLKFLDRFLTLWIFLAMLIGVALGYFFPGISKWTESFSVGTTNIPLAIGLILMMYPPLAKVDYSLLPRIFKDTKVMGLSLFLNWIVGPILMLLLAVIFLRNEPDYMVGLILIGLARCIAMVIVWNDLAGGNREYGALLVALNSIFQLFTYSLYAWLFINVLPQMFGWGDFNIRVPMSEVARSVMIYLGFPFVSGFISRYWLINAKGLEWFNRIFIPRISPLTLYALLFTIVLMFSLKGDKILELPMDVIKIAIPLVIYFIIMFFMSFFINKYMGVEYSKNASVSFTATGNNFELAIAVAIAVFGIHSGQAFAGVIGPLVEVPVLILLVKASLMLKRKYYDTPVSEV, encoded by the coding sequence ATGAAAACCAAGCTTAAGTTTTTAGATAGATTCCTCACACTTTGGATTTTTTTGGCGATGCTTATTGGGGTAGCATTGGGTTACTTTTTTCCGGGTATCTCAAAATGGACAGAATCTTTTTCTGTTGGGACAACAAATATTCCATTAGCCATTGGTTTGATCTTGATGATGTATCCGCCTTTGGCAAAAGTAGATTACTCTTTGCTTCCCCGAATATTCAAGGACACAAAAGTCATGGGACTGTCACTTTTTTTGAATTGGATTGTAGGGCCAATTCTTATGCTGCTGCTGGCGGTAATTTTTCTCCGGAACGAACCTGATTATATGGTGGGTTTAATTCTCATAGGTTTGGCCCGATGCATTGCCATGGTTATTGTGTGGAATGATTTGGCCGGAGGCAATCGGGAGTATGGCGCTTTACTGGTGGCACTTAACAGTATTTTTCAATTGTTTACTTATAGTTTGTATGCCTGGCTATTTATCAATGTCCTCCCGCAAATGTTTGGGTGGGGTGATTTTAATATCCGGGTTCCCATGAGTGAAGTGGCCCGAAGTGTAATGATTTATTTGGGATTTCCATTCGTTTCAGGGTTCATCAGCAGGTACTGGTTGATCAATGCCAAGGGACTGGAATGGTTCAACAGAATATTTATTCCAAGAATTTCTCCTTTGACCTTGTATGCCTTGCTTTTTACCATCGTGTTGATGTTTAGCTTAAAGGGTGATAAAATTCTTGAACTGCCAATGGATGTAATTAAAATTGCCATTCCATTGGTAATTTATTTTATCATTATGTTTTTTATGAGTTTTTTTATCAATAAGTACATGGGCGTTGAATACAGCAAGAATGCTTCCGTATCATTTACAGCCACAGGTAATAATTTTGAATTGGCCATCGCTGTTGCCATTGCAGTATTTGGGATACATTCCGGCCAGGCATTTGCAGGAGTGATCGGTCCATTGGTGGAAGTTCCGGTATTGATATTATTGGTGAAGGCCAGTCTGATGCTCAAAAGGAAATATTATGATACACCGGTATCTGAAGTTTAA
- a CDS encoding WG repeat-containing protein, protein MLKYIVTFLCLHFYCTSNSQSILYPFQKNGLWGYMDSNKNIIVNPKFTEAYPIFNSLGRIKKNGKYGFINNKGKILIKANYDLAGDFIYSSTKVKKKNKTYYINQNGCKQKASGLISCVHTHLEYPYHIADSSSLKIFKSNYEKELTVLILSDVESLYLIYQILIAKKNNKFAIYDLVRHHSNPNLQVQNTEFKYDSIKYFECEDMDGKLQEYIAIKQDRYWGFVILKYSNELINPKYLSVSPFISQYSLVEFEPGNFGYIDINGVEYFFRSERINDH, encoded by the coding sequence ATGTTGAAGTATATTGTTACCTTTTTATGTTTACACTTTTATTGTACTTCGAACTCTCAAAGTATACTTTATCCATTTCAAAAAAATGGCTTATGGGGATATATGGATAGTAATAAAAATATTATTGTTAACCCTAAGTTTACCGAAGCTTATCCAATATTCAATTCACTTGGTCGCATAAAGAAAAATGGAAAGTATGGGTTCATAAATAATAAAGGTAAAATTTTAATTAAAGCTAATTATGATCTAGCAGGTGATTTTATTTATTCTAGTACCAAAGTAAAGAAAAAAAATAAAACTTATTACATAAATCAAAATGGGTGCAAACAAAAAGCCAGTGGATTAATTAGTTGTGTGCACACTCATCTAGAATATCCCTATCATATTGCTGATAGCAGTTCTTTAAAAATATTCAAGTCAAATTATGAAAAAGAACTAACAGTTCTAATATTATCAGATGTTGAATCGCTTTACTTGATTTACCAAATATTAATCGCTAAAAAAAACAATAAATTTGCAATTTATGACCTTGTTAGACACCATAGCAATCCCAATTTGCAAGTACAAAATACAGAATTTAAGTATGATTCAATTAAATATTTTGAATGCGAGGATATGGATGGAAAGCTACAAGAATATATTGCTATAAAACAAGACCGATATTGGGGATTCGTTATTTTAAAATATTCAAATGAGCTTATTAACCCAAAATACTTAAGTGTTTCGCCTTTCATTTCCCAATATTCATTAGTAGAATTTGAACCTGGAAACTTTGGATACATAGATATTAATGGAGTAGAGTATTTCTTTAGAAGTGAAAGAATTAACGACCACTAA
- a CDS encoding class I SAM-dependent methyltransferase — protein MTEIIYTEEKGEYLKKNPTWHVEDSPWKAKQIIKMLKRNPINPTSIAEIGCGAGEILNQLHLSMPNYLRFTGYDISSDAISLAKTREKERLKFMHENLLETNARFDLLLMIDVFEHVDDYLGFLKLCKSKAKNTIFHIPLDISAQGILRNKLMDARNSVGHLHYFMKETALATLVDSGYDIVDFFYTAGSLDLPTKTLRSKIAVLPRKLMFKLNEDIAVKLLGGFSLLVLTKN, from the coding sequence ATGACAGAAATAATTTACACAGAAGAAAAAGGCGAATATTTAAAAAAAAATCCAACTTGGCATGTTGAGGATTCGCCCTGGAAAGCAAAACAGATTATTAAAATGTTAAAACGCAATCCAATAAACCCAACATCTATTGCAGAAATAGGTTGCGGTGCCGGTGAAATATTAAATCAGTTACATTTATCAATGCCAAATTATTTGCGTTTTACGGGATATGATATTTCGAGTGATGCAATAAGTCTTGCAAAGACAAGGGAAAAAGAAAGATTAAAATTTATGCATGAAAATCTTTTGGAAACAAATGCAAGGTTCGATTTATTGCTTATGATCGATGTTTTTGAACATGTTGATGATTACTTAGGGTTCTTAAAATTGTGCAAAAGCAAAGCGAAAAATACGATATTTCATATTCCTTTGGATATATCGGCTCAGGGAATTTTGAGAAATAAACTTATGGATGCACGAAATTCTGTTGGTCATTTGCATTATTTTATGAAGGAAACAGCACTTGCGACATTGGTTGATTCTGGTTATGATATTGTAGATTTCTTTTATACTGCAGGTTCTTTGGATTTACCAACAAAGACACTGCGATCGAAAATTGCAGTTTTACCAAGAAAATTAATGTTTAAACTAAATGAAGATATTGCTGTAAAACTATTAGGAGGATTTTCATTATTAGTTCTGACAAAAAATTAA
- a CDS encoding TonB-dependent receptor plug domain-containing protein → MCKSFPIFFLSLLQVVLWLNFGTAQNIFRGEITDINEQYLPFSNISWYGTEIFTQADEKGAFAIPFPPDTVHLPFRLIATYAGLRDTFEFDDLYSFWTFKMDATVTLQEVKVYDQKRGAYISALQPIKIEVINRTELRKAACCDLAGCFETQSTVQPQTTNILTNAKELRILGLSGVYNQVLVDGLPTIQGLTYTYGISTLPGSMVENIWVVKGANSVLQGYENMVGQITVFPREGGTAEPFTADLLVNSFNEKHLNTGIALSKNNWSNYLAIHTSQPGNKFDRDKDGFLDLPLLTRYSAYNKLRYRKENEIGFSSFVGIRLIDEKRIGGQSAFDLEMDRGSTHNYGQVVQFKQSEIFTKTGYRFNDNQKISLLASRVDHDQQSWFGVVRYQGKQNQQYANLQYELFYGPKKQHDLKAGMSFRYLSAMENISFTSDTVPRSYAGIYTKLEKVPGIFIENIYKSGNEKLTAITGIRADRHNQFGWFVTPRFMAKYQIAKATDLRGSFGTGWRTVNLFSENINLLTSNRDIIFKENIQPEESINFGFSITQNWTLGSLNFLATADYYHTQFKNQFFPDYDTDFSLAVINNFTEASVSNGIQSEVSTEVGAWANFRVAYNYLDVYRNIAGEKQLLPYNAKHRILAVAGFHSRKPLWQVDMNMHWYGKQKLPNTQSSPIEYQQPATSDPFTIVSIQYTHTFKNMEIFGGCENILDFRQLRPIVGYQNPFGKYFDTSFAWGPTRGREFYFGIRFKIAKQEEE, encoded by the coding sequence ATGTGTAAAAGTTTTCCGATATTTTTTTTAAGCTTATTGCAAGTGGTTTTATGGTTGAATTTTGGAACTGCTCAAAATATTTTCAGGGGAGAAATTACTGATATAAATGAGCAATACCTGCCGTTTTCCAATATTTCCTGGTATGGAACGGAAATATTTACTCAGGCTGATGAGAAAGGGGCTTTTGCGATTCCATTTCCTCCTGACACCGTTCATCTACCATTTAGGTTGATTGCTACTTACGCCGGTTTGCGTGATACTTTTGAGTTTGATGATTTATATTCTTTTTGGACATTTAAAATGGATGCAACCGTTACACTTCAGGAAGTGAAAGTTTATGATCAGAAAAGAGGTGCCTATATTTCAGCTTTGCAACCAATAAAGATTGAGGTTATTAACAGAACAGAGTTGAGAAAAGCGGCTTGTTGTGATTTGGCTGGTTGTTTTGAGACTCAGAGTACGGTACAACCACAGACTACTAACATTCTTACCAATGCCAAAGAACTCAGAATACTTGGACTGAGCGGGGTTTATAATCAAGTACTGGTAGATGGTTTGCCAACTATTCAGGGACTGACTTATACTTATGGAATCAGCACTCTTCCCGGGAGTATGGTAGAAAATATTTGGGTAGTCAAGGGGGCCAACAGTGTATTACAAGGCTACGAGAACATGGTCGGACAAATTACTGTATTTCCTCGTGAAGGTGGAACAGCCGAGCCATTTACCGCAGATCTTCTGGTCAATAGTTTTAATGAGAAGCATTTAAATACCGGGATCGCTTTGTCTAAGAATAATTGGTCAAATTATTTGGCCATTCATACCTCTCAGCCAGGGAATAAATTTGATCGTGATAAGGATGGTTTTTTGGATTTGCCCCTATTAACGCGTTATTCAGCTTACAATAAATTGCGTTATAGAAAGGAAAATGAGATTGGATTTAGTTCATTCGTGGGAATACGTTTGATTGACGAGAAACGGATTGGCGGGCAATCTGCTTTTGATTTAGAAATGGATAGGGGGAGTACCCATAATTATGGCCAGGTAGTTCAATTCAAACAATCAGAAATATTTACTAAAACAGGGTATAGATTTAATGATAATCAGAAGATTTCCTTGCTCGCAAGCAGAGTGGATCACGATCAGCAATCCTGGTTTGGGGTAGTGCGATATCAAGGCAAACAGAATCAACAGTACGCTAATTTACAATACGAACTTTTTTATGGCCCTAAAAAACAACATGACTTAAAGGCAGGAATGTCTTTCCGTTATTTGAGTGCGATGGAAAATATTTCATTTACTTCAGATACAGTGCCCAGAAGTTATGCAGGTATTTATACCAAATTGGAAAAAGTCCCAGGCATCTTTATTGAAAATATTTACAAGTCAGGGAATGAAAAATTAACTGCGATAACAGGCATACGGGCAGACAGGCACAACCAATTTGGATGGTTTGTAACCCCACGTTTCATGGCAAAGTACCAAATTGCAAAAGCTACTGATTTGCGTGGATCTTTCGGCACAGGCTGGAGAACTGTCAACTTGTTTTCAGAAAATATAAATTTGTTAACCAGTAATCGGGATATTATTTTTAAAGAAAATATACAACCGGAGGAATCTATAAATTTTGGATTCAGCATTACACAAAACTGGACTTTAGGAAGTCTTAATTTTTTAGCTACTGCCGATTATTATCACACTCAATTTAAAAATCAATTTTTTCCTGACTATGACACTGATTTTTCTTTGGCTGTTATCAACAATTTTACTGAAGCTTCCGTGTCTAACGGAATCCAATCTGAAGTTTCAACCGAGGTAGGAGCCTGGGCTAACTTCAGAGTGGCATATAATTATTTAGATGTATATCGGAATATAGCCGGTGAAAAACAATTATTACCCTATAATGCTAAACACCGAATTCTGGCTGTTGCCGGATTTCATTCAAGAAAACCACTCTGGCAAGTAGACATGAATATGCATTGGTATGGCAAGCAAAAATTACCCAATACGCAATCCTCACCAATTGAATATCAACAACCTGCTACTTCGGATCCTTTTACAATTGTAAGCATTCAATACACCCACACTTTTAAAAATATGGAAATCTTTGGTGGATGCGAAAATATTTTGGATTTTAGACAATTGCGGCCAATTGTAGGATATCAGAATCCATTTGGAAAATATTTTGACACCTCCTTTGCTTGGGGACCTACACGTGGCAGGGAATTTTATTTTGGTATTCGATTCAAAATAGCCAAACAGGAAGAGGAGTGA
- a CDS encoding dihydrofolate reductase family protein codes for MRKIISFMHISLDGFVAGPNGEMNWIKVDQEIFDHVGKRISEGDTALYGRVTYQMMENYWPTAGNKPNATRHDIEHSKWYGKVQKVVLSKTLKDDELNNTKVISDQLSDKLNEIKQQGDKEILLFGSPTATHSLIQQNLIDGYWLFVNPIILGRGIPLFVDIKEKIKLNLLTTRPFTCGVTELNYTVNRL; via the coding sequence ATGAGAAAAATAATTTCATTTATGCACATATCGCTGGATGGTTTTGTAGCAGGTCCGAACGGAGAAATGAACTGGATTAAGGTAGATCAAGAAATATTTGATCACGTCGGAAAGAGGATTAGCGAAGGTGACACCGCACTTTATGGTCGCGTCACTTATCAAATGATGGAAAATTACTGGCCCACAGCCGGAAACAAACCAAATGCAACCAGACACGACATTGAACATTCGAAGTGGTATGGCAAAGTCCAAAAAGTTGTTTTATCAAAAACATTGAAGGATGATGAGCTGAATAACACAAAAGTTATTAGCGACCAACTTTCGGATAAATTAAATGAAATAAAGCAACAGGGAGATAAAGAAATCCTACTGTTTGGCAGTCCCACGGCAACACATTCACTTATTCAACAGAACTTAATTGACGGCTATTGGCTATTCGTGAACCCAATTATTCTTGGACGAGGCATTCCATTGTTTGTTGACATCAAAGAAAAAATAAAGCTAAACCTGTTGACAACCCGACCATTTACTTGCGGGGTAACCGAACTGAATTACACAGTGAACAGACTATGA
- a CDS encoding dual specificity protein phosphatase family protein, producing MRTTKNAALITPKTALHEIIHRILLKFEYNKWYFHTLTMGANKMSARVNKRCLYFYRNMWFKLFYWTIAISLFSCRAGNLVPRDKDWAERIDSMELDNFYKVSDSVYRSEQPGVEEFEQISRFGIKSVLNLREDKSDTGLLKSTRLNYYEIKTVTTRISDREVISALRVIEHAPKPILVHCKHGADRTGTVMAMYRIIYQNWPKSKALDELKKGGYGFHSRYRNIPKYVLTADTAYIRREISKQAQE from the coding sequence TTGCGTACTACAAAAAATGCTGCGCTTATAACTCCCAAAACTGCCTTACATGAGATCATACATCGCATTTTATTAAAATTTGAATACAACAAATGGTATTTTCACACTTTGACGATGGGCGCAAACAAAATGAGCGCACGAGTGAATAAAAGATGTTTGTATTTTTACAGAAATATGTGGTTTAAGTTGTTTTATTGGACGATAGCGATTTCCTTATTTTCCTGTAGGGCAGGTAATTTAGTACCCCGTGATAAAGATTGGGCTGAGCGAATAGACAGCATGGAACTGGACAATTTTTATAAGGTGAGCGACTCTGTATACAGATCTGAGCAACCAGGGGTTGAGGAATTTGAGCAGATTTCGCGATTCGGGATTAAAAGCGTTTTGAATTTACGAGAAGATAAAAGTGATACCGGCTTGTTAAAATCGACGAGATTAAATTATTATGAGATAAAAACGGTTACGACTCGTATTTCAGACAGAGAGGTAATATCAGCCTTACGGGTGATTGAGCATGCGCCTAAACCGATACTGGTTCATTGCAAGCATGGAGCAGACCGAACGGGAACGGTAATGGCAATGTACCGTATAATATATCAAAACTGGCCAAAGTCAAAGGCGTTAGACGAGTTAAAGAAAGGCGGTTATGGATTTCACAGTCGTTATCGAAACATTCCGAAGTATGTTCTTACTGCTGATACAGCATACATAAGACGAGAAATTAGCAAGCAGGCTCAAGAATGA
- a CDS encoding GNAT family N-acetyltransferase, which yields MNNIKIKRVSIEDIDQLSKISRQTFYETFSAGNTEENMKKYLDEELSIVKLTAEINDENSETYIATLDNLVIGYLKLNFGPSQTELQDDSAIEVERIYTLKEYHGKGIGQILYNHVLEIARQKNTDYIWLGVWEENPRAINFYKKNGFVAFDKHIFKLGNDEQTDIMMKLKLNKL from the coding sequence ATGAATAACATCAAAATAAAAAGAGTAAGCATAGAAGATATTGACCAGCTTTCGAAAATTAGCAGACAGACTTTTTATGAAACATTTTCAGCAGGGAACACAGAGGAAAATATGAAAAAGTATTTGGACGAAGAGTTGTCTATTGTAAAACTGACTGCGGAAATAAATGACGAAAACTCTGAAACATACATTGCAACCCTAGACAACCTTGTAATTGGATATTTGAAATTAAACTTTGGACCCTCACAGACAGAACTGCAAGACGACTCGGCAATTGAAGTTGAGCGCATTTATACTTTAAAAGAGTATCACGGAAAAGGGATTGGACAAATTCTTTATAACCACGTATTGGAAATTGCACGACAGAAAAACACTGATTATATTTGGTTAGGGGTTTGGGAAGAAAATCCAAGAGCAATTAACTTCTACAAGAAAAATGGCTTTGTAGCGTTTGACAAACATATTTTCAAATTAGGTAATGACGAGCAAACCGACATCATGATGAAACTAAAATTGAACAAGCTATAA